A window of the Gossypium hirsutum isolate 1008001.06 chromosome A05, Gossypium_hirsutum_v2.1, whole genome shotgun sequence genome harbors these coding sequences:
- the LOC107957543 gene encoding ubiquitin-fold modifier-conjugating enzyme 1, translating to MEGWDPNTKSTLTQIPLLTTKAGPRDGAAWTQRLKEEYKALIAYTQMNKSNDNDWFRISAANPEGTRWTGKCWYVHNLLKYEFDLQFDIPVTYPATAPELELPELDGKTQKMYRGGKICLTVHFKPLWAKNCPRFGIAHALCLGLAPWLAAEIPILVDSGMIKHKDDAATSNES from the exons ATGGAAGGCTGGGACCCGAATACGAAGTCGACGCTAACACAGATCCCGCTACTGACGACGAAGGCGGGTCCCAGAGACGGAGCGGCATGGACTCAGCGGCTGAAGGAGGAGTATAAGGCTTTGATCGCCTACACGCAGATGAATAAGTCCAACGACAACGATTGGTTCCGGATATCCGCAGCCAATCCGGAAGGGACTCGTTGGACCGGCAAGTGTTGGTACGTCCATAACCTTCTCAAATACGAATTCGATCTCCAGTTTGATATCCCCGTTACTTATCCGGCCACTGCTCCCGAGCTCGAGTTGCCCGAACTCGATGGCAAGACTCAGAAG ATGTACAGAGGAGGGAAGATTTGTCTGACCGTGCATTTCAAGCCACTTTGGGCAAAAAATTG TCCTAGGTTTGGAATAGCACATGCACTGTGTTTGGGACTTGCCCCATGGCTTGCTGCAGAGATTCCGATTCTCGTCGATTCCGGGATGATCAAGCATAAGGATGATGCAGCCACATCAAATGAGTCTTAG
- the LOC121203094 gene encoding uncharacterized protein has translation MENFSYSSYPESGESSPISREIDSENQSWDDPPSTNATANNNGNYRVKFLCSYGGKIQPRSHDNQLAYVGGDTKILAVDRNIKFSAMIAKLSSLCGGDSEVCFKYQLPGEDLDALITVTNDEDLDHMMLEYDRLHRGSAKPARLRLFFFPLSPTLVASGFGGSEPKSERQWFVDALNSLQVQNIDGVSPPASAVPVANPDFLFGLDKVNLQGSVPAPGTAVVQEIVAKDVTAGSECGPEDRYVAPDQLSPAEIQRQIQELQRMHIAATQDLGILQRKMDESNPRTCSTQDHCKIPDKIATSPALGSGTTPMPTPMPTPYFPEQHVTTAGYPATAMALAQGTDQPVYLIPAAGVYQQPPTLRQVTGPAGQPYYGLQRVVQDVYREQPVYNAVPTSVMQPKGGVPESRYVQVAYDGTGRQVYYTVTPCQAMAPAATAGGVAALNQDGKVAVNAKAPPQTS, from the coding sequence ATGGAGAACTTTTCCTACTCTTCGTATCCGGAATCCGGTGAATCTTCGCCTATTTCTCGAGAAATCGACTCCGAAAACCAGTCATGGGACGACCCGCCATCAACCAATGCTACTGCTAATAATAATGGTAACTATAGGGTCAAGTTTTTGTGCAGTTATGGGGGCAAAATCCAGCCGCGATCACATGATAATCAGCTTGCTTATGTCGGTGGAGATACGAAGATCTTGGCTGTTGATCGTAACATCAAGTTCTCCGCTATGATAGCTAAGTTATCTTCATTGTGCGGTGGAGATTCTGAGGTTTGTTTCAAGTATCAACTTCCTGGTGAAGATCTTGACGCGTTGATTACTGTTACGAATGATGAAGATCTTGATCACATGATGTTGGAATACGATCGGTTGCATCGTGGCTCTGCCAAACCGGCCAGGTTGAGGCTGTTTTTCTTCCCGTTGAGTCCAACGCTTGTGGCGTCGGGGTTTGGTGGGAGTGAACCCAAGTCTGAGCGGCAGTGGTTCGTTGACGCATTGAATTCTTTGCAGGTTCAGAATATTGATGGCGTTTCTCCTCCAGCTTCGGCAGTGCCGGTTGCCAATCCTGATTTCCTCTTTGGTTTGGATAAGGTGAATTTGCAGGGTTCGGTCCCTGCTCCGGGGACGGCGGTTGTTCAAGAGATTGTTGCGAAGGATGTGACAGCGGGATCGGAATGCGGACCAGAGGACCGGTATGTGGCACCGGACCAGTTGTCTCCGGCAGAGATCCAGAGACAGATCCAGGAATTGCAGAGGATGCACATTGCTGCTACTCAAGATCTAGGCATTTTacaaaggaaaatggatgaatctAATCCTAGAACCTGCAGTACTCAAGATCATTGCAAAATTCCAGATAAAATCGCCACTTCACCAGCTCTAGGATCAGGTACGACGCCAATGCCAACGCCAATGCCGACGCCATATTTCCCGGAGCAACATGTAACAACCGCCGGTTATCCAGCAACGGCCATGGCATTGGCCCAAGGAACTGACCAACCGGTTTACCTGATTCCGGCCGCCGGAGTTTATCAGCAGCCACCAACATTGCGACAGGTAACTGGACCCGCTGGCCAGCCTTACTACGGGTTGCAGCGGGTAGTTCAGGATGTTTACAGGGAGCAGCCGGTTTACAATGCAGTCCCAACCTCTGTTATGCAGCCCAAGGGTGGGGTTCCTGAGTCAAGATATGTACAGGTGGCTTACGATGGGACAGGAAGACAGGTTTATTACACGGTAACACCATGCCAAGCGATGGCACCGGCGGCAACAGCAGGTGGTGTCGCGGCGCTGAATCAGGACGGTAAGGTTGCCGTGAATGCTAAGGCTCCACCGCAAACTTCTTAG